The DNA region ATAAATACCAGCAGCTAAATTACCTGAGATTTCAGACTCGACGACAAAGTTGTCAAAGTCAATATCGTCATTGCTGAGGACAACGTCACCAGTACTGTCAAATAGAAAAAGAGCTGTGTCAAAGTCAGTGCTTGTAGTCTCTGTAGTTGCAGAGAAGAAACTGCCATCAAGGGAGATTTTAAAAAGATCTGCAAAATCATTAGCGTCAAAATCAGTGTTGCCAGAGATCTCGGTAATGGCTCCGCTACCACCGATGACTTGTGCTGTTCCTAATAGTTCGCCAGCATCATCAACTTCTGTAAAACTTAAAGCTTGAGCAGAATGTGTGAAACCTAGACAGACACTCAGAGTTGAAAGAGCTGTCACACTAGCTGTTGTAAAAAGATTGGATTTAAACATCACTTTAAATATTTTGTGACCACAATTTTTGTGGAAGATTACTGAGCTAAACTTACCTAATTAAACACAATATATAAGTAGTTGTCACTAGGCTTTTGTGATGTTTTTTAAATGGTTTAAAGCTTAACCAAATCTTAGACTAATGTTGTATTTTAATATGCAAAATATTAATCTTTTGATCAACTATTTTTGTCCTTTTTGTATTAATGTTTTTGCGGATTTTATATGTGATTAGAATCTTGTTTAAGGCAGTTAAATTTTTGGATTATTGATTTTTTACTTAATAAATACTTGGATTGAATAAACAAATAGCCATCCCTATTGGAAAAATCTGGTGTCTGAGATAGGCGATCGCCACCATGGTCTGACGCAAGGAAACTATTTTGGAGCCTCTTGATTGGTTAGACTGGTTGGATGGTAAAGATTAAACCGCTACCAAACGATGTTGTGCAACTTATTGCCGCAGGGGAAGTG from [Leptolyngbya] sp. PCC 7376 includes:
- a CDS encoding PTPA-CTERM sorting domain-containing protein; translation: MFKSNLFTTASVTALSTLSVCLGFTHSAQALSFTEVDDAGELLGTAQVIGGSGAITEISGNTDFDANDFADLFKISLDGSFFSATTETTSTDFDTALFLFDSTGDVVLSNDDIDFDNFVVESEISGNLAAGIYYLGITGSGYLPEDAFGSVINDPTDPPFGFDSVGTLAGWQDEPFEVGAYNISLTGVNAVPTPAAVLPILSGLFTAARRKKNK